One genomic segment of Pongo pygmaeus isolate AG05252 chromosome 19, NHGRI_mPonPyg2-v2.0_pri, whole genome shotgun sequence includes these proteins:
- the TMEM101 gene encoding transmembrane protein 101, with translation MASKIGSRRWMLQLIMQLGSVLLTRCPFWGCFSQLMLYAERAEARRKPDIPVPYLYFDMGAAVLCASFMSFGVKRRWFALGAALQLAISTYAAYIGGYVHYGDWLKVRMYSRTVAIIGGFLVLASGAGELYRRKPRSRSLQSTGQVFLGIYLICVAYSLQHSKEDRLAYLNHLPGGELMIQLFFVLYGVLALAFLSGYYVTLAAQILAVLLPPVMLLIDGNVAYWHNTRRVEFWNQMKLLGESVGIFGTAVILATDG, from the exons ATGGCGTCGAAGATAGGTTCGAGACGGTGGATGTTGCAGCTGATCATGCAGTTGGGTTCGGTGCTGCTCACACGCTGCCCCTTTTGGGGATGCTTCAGCCAGCTCATGCTGTACGCTGAGAGGGCTGAGGCACGCCG GAAGCCCGACATCCCAGTGCCTTACCTGTATTTCGACATGGGGGCGGCCGTGCTGTGCGCTAGTTTCATGTCCTTTGGCGTGAAGCGGCGCTGGTTCGCGCTGGGGGCCGCACTCCAATTGGCCATTAGCACCTACGCCGCCTACATCGGGGGCTACGTCCACTACGGGGACTGGCTGAAG GTCCGTATGTACTCGCGCACAGTTGCCATCATCGGCGGCTTTCTTGTGTTGGCCAGCGGTGCTGGGGAGCTGTACCGCCGGAAACCTCGCAGCCGCTCCCTACAGTCCACCGGACAGGTGTTCCTGGGTATCTACCTCATCTGTGTG GCCTACTCACTGCAGCACAGCAAGGAGGACCGGCTGGCATATCTGAACCATCTCCCAGGAGGGGAGCTGATGATCCAGCTGTTCTTCGTGCTGTATGGCGTCCTGGCCCTGGCTTTTCTGTCAGGCTACTACGTGACCCTCGCAGCCCAGATCCTGGCTGTACTGCTGCCCCCTGTCATGCTGCTCATTGATGGCAATGTTGCTTACTGGCACAACACGCGGCGTGTTGAGTTCTGGAACCAGATGAAGCTCCTTGGAGAGAGTGTGGGCATCTTTGGAACTGCTGTCATCCTGGCCACTGATGGCTGA